In the genome of Mercurialis annua linkage group LG8, ddMerAnnu1.2, whole genome shotgun sequence, the window GTAAAAACTAGTGCCGGTAGGTTATCCTTATCAccgttggatttattttatcaCATTCATCCTATGGTAAATGGACAAAGAACGGTAAAAAGGTGGCTCCACTTATTTTTGAGGTGTAAAACATCTCAGTGACCTTGAAAAAAATGGAGGAAATTTTGGACATGAGGTGCGCCACTCCCTCTCCGATAACCGTATATGAGAATTTCACCTCATACAGCTCAAACTTCTTAATCCGGACGTCGTGTCCCATAAAGCTGCTGCGAGGGAAGCTACAAGTAGATAAATTACTTAACCATTTACTTATTCAGACCCTccctatataaataaataaatatgtgttttccaaaaataatactACTGTTAAATATTACTGAAGTTTCTAGAGGGCATGGTACAGTGAAAAGTCATACTGTTATTTATGAAATATCCCCTTGTCCGGAAGTCCTAACTCAGCAATTAATGAAGTATCTACAAGATATCCGAATTGTAGCTGCTACATATAGTCTGATCCTTTTTTacattaaatgttttttttatagaaatgtCCCGAATTGAATAACAAGTTATTCATAAGACATCAgagtatttataaatatataaatataattaaaaacttCTTTCCAAAAAACTAATCCTGAGTCCTGATAGATTAAAAACTTCTTGCAGCCAGGTACCAAAGTTTTCAAGAAGAGGGCACCTCGGAACGTGAAATTAATTTCACTGCTTACTCGATGATATCATTGATATGTAATCAGCATGATCTCAAGTTGCTGCGTGTGTGGAGGCACAGTGAAATCGCCAATTGCATCCCAACTAATGGACATGGACATACATGGACATGAATTATTGATTAAGATTTGATTTGACCCAAAATAATTCCCGCCATAAGAAACAAATTCTACTGGCTAATTTACTATAAACACGGATTGCAATCTCCAATAAAACAGACGACCGTCAGATTTCCACTCAATCCAACGGCTCGTTATTTTCCTCCATTCTAAGTATAAAAAATTCCCCAAATTTCCCCGTTCCCGCATTTTCCTCGTTCTCCTATTAAATAAACCTTAACAATCTTAACATCACCAATTTTCTCTCACTTTCTCACACTTTCCAGTCAGCCAAACagtctttatttcttttatatttaactGAAATGGCGCGTACAAAGCAAACAACAAGAAGATCGATCGGAGGAAAGGCCCCAAGGAAGCAGCTGGCTACAAAGCCAGCAAGAAAGTCAGCACCGGCCACCGGAGGAGTGAAGAAGCCACAAAGTTTCCAACCGAACACTGTGGCTTTGAGAGAAATCATAAAGTACCAGAAGAGCACTGAGCTTCTtatcagattatttatgtttcaAATTATTTATGTTCTGATTATTGATTaagatttgatttaaataaataatacacatACAGGTCGGAAAAGATTGACGAAATATTGAAATTTCAAATATGGGCAACAAAAACATTGTTTGAAATTCATGCAGCCGTATGTGTACAAAATAAGACCGACGAAGGGGTGGGACTTCAGTTTTCAATTTAGTAGTGTCTACGTTATTTGTTCATTTACTTCGTAGACATTTAAACAGATATATTTTAACGTGATACTCGGAGAGTATATCTAACTGGATGTATGTTATGTTAGAACGAGTTGCAGACGGGGGTGAATTCACTACGACTATGCTGTTTGGAAAACGATAATGAACATGAAGAATTGGTGGACGATGAGGGATGAAGATGATATAATAGAAAAACAAGGAGAACAGGAAGACTGCGAGATGAAGATGGTGAGCTATTTTaagatatttttccttttacttCAACATTGCACGCACACATTTATTTTCCATGTCCTTTTGTTTGCTGCTATGCTGAGCTTTTGGCTGGGGGCGTACCAGAATCAGTGATATATCAGTACACGAGCACATCAGGAAGAAAACATGTTGTGTATCAGTATtgataatttaaccaaataacCTTTGTATTGGAGGGTCCACGTTAGTAGCATATTTTGATGATTGAAGATAAAATTCTCTTCATTTGTGAATCGACCTATTTCCGTATATATCTATCTCTTTTTTATcgacaaaaaatttaaaacattacatttCTGAATAACCTTTTAAATAAGAGTATATCAACATGTTCGTCTTCACCTCAAACACATCATTTTTATGATTTACAGATACCGCCGCAATATCGATAAGATTATTCTGTTATTAAAAGATGCATTAGCTGTAGATATATAGtattagttaatataataaacaaGAGATACCCgctatatatttgaaatttttttgtaCATATTATTCATGATTTCCTGCTATAACAAATCAGAGTCGTTTCAACAAGTCTGTCGAAATGAGTTACctatgaaaaagaaaaactgTAGTATTCAAAATGTTACATttctttatttcatttgatagaaatgaaaatatttatgaaattagaAGTACTCTACTAGCTATAGATATTGTAGAGATATTGAATATACGAAAGTACTCTATCACCCAGTTaattaattgacaaaatattaaGTAATtttatctttgacaaaaaaaactcTACTCccgtttttcaaaaataatatggcTGGCCGGCTCCCTAAGAACCCCCCAACCTTCGCACcttatatcaaaatggtacccaacctttaatttgtatcaaaatggtacccaacctttaatttgtatcaaaatggtacccaacctttaCAGCGTAGATATAAATTATGGGAAGCTGAGGAAAAGCATGATGATTACTGTATTGTACTATTTTAAAAGGATGTTGCACAATTTAGTGAAATTGAACAAGAAATTGATTTGAACACTcggttttttaattattgaactcccacaaattaattttttaagtataCTTAAGAGTTATCAATGAGCTATGGAATGGTATAAGTGACGGGcggcaaactgctaggtcgtgggtttaaTTGCTCCCACAAGCTCCCCCTTTccacaaattaatttttaagcaTTCTTTGTTAATTTTCTAAATTCAGTTGAATATAATAATGTCATAACACAACTTAAGTCACATCGTTTCAAAACAATCTTAGATACAGATTACATTGATAACAAAATTTCACATATTACCTTTTACcgcaaaaaatagaaaaatcatCCAAAATGCTAACCAACAAAACATTACTCCGCATCAGTCGCCGGACGAGATAACACTTACTCTTTGTATGTCCTTTATTTCCACAAACAGCGCATTTACGCCGTATAACTTTTTTTGATGCACCTTTTGTCTTGACAATCCCCGGATCTCGACTAATTTTTGGTTGGTGTTTGTCATGGTTGCTTTTCTTTTGGGTAGATTGTTTTTCTTCCTCTGTTATTATGGACCGCTGACGTGCACCATCTGTGATTCCTAGAAGTTTTTTGCTAGCATATTCGAAGGCACCAGCATTCATTGACCCGTAGTGCGTTACCTGCAGACATTGGGAATGCAAAGCAGCATATTGGTGGGTTCTATCAGTAGCGGTTAAACGGTGGTAGTTTAAGCCTGAAAGGTGCGGCATTCTGCGAATGTTCTGCATCCAACGAACATATAAATTGCCCGCTGGAATTTCATGTATACGCTTTGCCTTGATAGCTGAAAAGATATGTTTGCATGGCCAGCCATGTCTTACTAACATGCAGCAAGAACAACTTATTATTGTAGGTGTACCACTCATAGTCCATTCTGGAACACTGCTTCCCTCATCACCATAATCAATGATTCATTGTCCAATTTGTGCCTCCAAATGTGCAACTAATCTGTTGTGATGCAAAGGCTGCTTCTGCGGCCATTTCTTCCTCTATTTAAAGTAATATTGGGAGGAACAATAGTAATGGGAAACTTTATTAGTACAAAGGAGCAAAAACGTAAATTACTAGTAGATTCTTTGAAGACGCAATTACATGGTTTTTTAAACAATCTACCGATAGcgtttaaaattgaaagattgcAATGCAAATGAAATCTGAAACTGAAATCATCACAATCGCTAGATTATCATTCTAAATCTCTAATTTTAGGTATTACCTTCTGGCAATAGTATTCCGCACTGCCCACcttaaaatttccattttgtcAATTTgtccattttataaattttggtaCAATCTTGCCACCTTATGAAACGTTTCTAGGTACGCCAGGTGTGAATCACACACAACGAACCATTGGCTAAAACTCGCAGAAAAGATATGTTTATCAAAATACAGCGTTACTGGTAATTAATTTCTTGGACTCATCGAGGAAGAAATAGAGGTCGGCACACGTACCTTACTCATTACCGCTGAAGTATATATGCCTGCCAGTTGGGCGTGCACCTTCTTGAAAATACCATGATAAGCTGGGGCAGAATTGGCAGTGATGCTGTCATGACGCATACATTTCACCCGAATACGCTTTGTCCCCCTCTAGTAATGCTGGATGAAATTAAGCAATTGAAGTTCCAGGTTCACAAATCTTTTGATATATGCATTGAAGCTCTCCCCCTTTTGCGTTGTGTTCATTCCGCCTAAGAACACGTTTAAAAAGTAAGCTTCAGGACATAAGGTCAATGCACTATCCATCAGCACAAGCCATGGTAATTTCTTGGGCagtacatgttttttttttaaattgattccATAAAGATCGAAATATATCGGGAGTGCATTTTTTTGCATAAGAGCGGCGAATTCATCTCAGAATTTTTGATCTTTACCCTGAACTGAAGTTAAGTTACGGCAAATATGCCATGCACACCACATGTGCCTTGTTAAGGGCATTGATTCACGTAAGGCAACCTGCATCGCCTTGTCTGCGTCTGTGAGGATGGCTTTCGGCGCTATTCCGCCCATGCAATCGACGAACGTCCTGAAGACCCAATTGTAGGTTTCTGCGTCTTCGCAATTTATAATTGCAAATGCGAAGACAATATTCAAACGATTGTTGTCTAGGCCTGTGAAAAGGACTAGGGGCATGCGGaatgtattggttttgtatGTTGCATCGCATACTACTACATCCCCGAAATTCTTAAACTCCGCCCTGGAAATGCTGTCTGAAAAGAACAGCCTGCAGAGCTTCTCATCTTCGTTAGCATAGTAACGGCAATAAATACCAGGGTCTTTTACTGCAAGTCCTGTAATGAAGGCGACGGTAGCCTCTGCATCATTCGTTGAACCTTTAGGCACTTGCAAAGCCACCTGATAATTGTATAGATCTTTCCTTGTGAATCCTATAGCATCAAACTCTCCATTGATGGATAATATATAGTCTACTATTTGCCCTTTTGGAATACCAGCACCTAAAAGAATGTTGATTTTTGTGGCTTGTTCTTCTTTGATGTGTCGATGGCTTCTGAGAAACTGAACATGGACAGGAAGAGCCAGAGTATGGTAATGAACATGAACGAATTTGCTTGCATGAAACAAATTAAGAAAAGGCATCCACTTGATTTGAAATAAAGCGCCACAGTTGGTCCGAGTAATCTGCCTCTGTGCCCTAGCGCGGTTGATGGACCTCTTCCTCCTTACACCGTGGCAGCTGCACACCCAGAGCCTCATTGtaggtattttatttttattctctgATCTTGACAACGAATACTGAAGCCAACAATTTTAGCATATGTATTGTAGAAATTCTCAGCGTCCTTTATCGTGCTAAAGGGCTGATGGATAACGTCCTCTTCAGTCCATTAATCAACTTGCTTGTCTATTTTTTAGCGCAGAAAAGCTACCCGCTCACAATAGGCTCTAGTGAGTTGAGGCTCCATCGGAGATTCGTCTGCATCGTGATCTTCTTCTCTATGTTCAGTTGAAATATCCGTCTCAAAACAAAACTTGTCGTCGGAGGGAGAGAAAGGGTCATTTAAGTCAAAAGGAAGACCCATTTGCCGCCGAGAGTTATTACAGCGAAGCTTTGGAGAACCTAGTTTTGGTCAATTGTTTAGATGTGAAACGGAACCGTTTTGAAGTGGAAGTGTGTTGTTAAGTCTAACAATCGGTACGACGTCGGACACAAATCATTCAAAATTACCGCCTTTACTTTAGCTCCGAGCTCCACGCTCTCGTTAATATGAAATGACAAGACACTGTAGTCTGTAGACATGCCGTCTAGGAACTAAAAgtaatcattaataaaatctcatATCAATATCATACCTGTTTTctaatttatatctttttcaTACCATAACTTCTATTATTTGGTGAAGAGTACAAATTTCGACCATTTTTACACAATTTTCtgcctttttgcaatttaaaccaattctttcaatttttgtaataatagccaaattgcatATCATGAGGCAACCGTGTGTTAATAGTGTAGTTTAATGCTATCTTATGCCTAACCACAAATAAACTACTTTGCAACTTCTATTGGCGCTAACAGGCATCAACATTGTAGATATCTAtgcaatttactttttaaacaAACTTGCTCAATCTGCCCGTTCTAAACGTTGTAAGAGTGGGAGTGTAAGTTAAACTGTTTACTGAAGCCTTCAATTTATAATGTATACTGGGATTCCTCTATCCAATACATATCCACGAGTTATATTTCCAGAAATATTGCCAATCAATATACTAATATTCTACCGAACCGGCGTCGCTTGCTGGTTAAACCGGCGTCATGAATGGTACGACGTCGGATGACTAGATAAATGTCCCCACAAAAATTACCGCCTTTTCTTTAGCTCCATGCTCTCATTAATACGAAATGACAAGGCACTGTAGTCTGTAGGCATGCCGTCTAGGAACTGAAAgtaatcattaataaaatctcatatcaatatcatacctgttttttaatttatatctttttcaTACCATAACTTCTTCTATTATTTGCTGAGGATTACAGATTTCGGCcatttttacacaattttatttctttttgcaatttaaaccaatcagGGGCGGAACCAACCCTATAGGGTGAAGTGGCGACCGCCCCCGCAAACTTTTCAAAAAGAACAAATTAGTACTtcatctttttgttttttgaaaaaatatagtcattaaatttatacttttatataagtgttatctcTAATTTCTTGTTAATATCttcaaaatttataacttttataaattttttatgtataattttacttatattaCGATGTAGTTATATCTGTTACGAAATTTGTTTTTCCAGCCccccaattttaaattttctagttCCGCCCATGAAACCAATGCtttcaatttttgtaataatagccaaattgcatTTTCCGGTGCAATTATAGCCAAATTGGTGGCCAAACTTGCAACAAAAACATTCAAGTTTAACGTGATTAGGCAAAAAGTCATCGTGCATGAATCTGCTGAAGCAATTATGCTCTGTTTGTATTGAGGGTATTCTACGGTATTCTAAAGACGCCTCCGAGTTTTAAATGTTCCTAATCTAATATAGTAGAACTTGAGTGAAACAGATTATCACATAAAATTTGCGACTCTTGGTATGCATGTCTGGATGGGCATAAATAGCCGGGCTGCTTTTCAGTGGTTTCTTATTAACGAAAATTCGTTCAAATATCgtgatttttataaaaaaaaatattttgtcgcAATTGATAAATCTGAAAAAGGATCGgaatatatataacgcagctACGAATCGGATATCTtgtagatacat includes:
- the LOC126661765 gene encoding protein FAR1-RELATED SEQUENCE 5-like, which codes for MVEICTLHQIIEVMFLDGMSTDYSVLSFHINESVELGAKVKALRCNNSRRQMGLPFDLNDPFSPSDDKFCFETDISTEHREEDHDADESPMEPQLTRAYCERYSLSRSENKNKIPTMRLWVCSCHGVRRKRSINRARAQRQITRTNCGALFQIKWMPFLNLFHASKFVHVHYHTLALPVHVQFLRSHRHIKEEQATKINILLGAGIPKGQIVDYILSINGEFDAIGFTRKDLYNYQVALQVPKGSTNDAEATVAFITGLAVKDPGIYCRYYANEDEKLCRLFFSDSISRAEFKNFGDVVVCDATYKTNTFRMPLVLFTGLDNNRLNIVFAFAIINCEDAETYNWVFRTFVDCMGGIAPKAILTDADKAMQVALRESMPLTRHMWCAWHICRNLTSVQGKDQKF